aaagccgatttacataatttcccatgaccttacagaagtgatcgtgctcaaatataaaactatagagtttggtccttgatatgcaccatcaattgtgtacttgtgatcaatattgctaggcaaacaatcacagcaaacatgccaaaatcctcccatttctcctccatttacacacatataaacccatcccttaaaaaGAAATCAGATATGCTGATACGCCATTTTCTTTCTGTAATATCAATGCAGATATGAGTGAAGTTATACAAGTTATACAAGTTGCTGTATGTATAAATATTTGCACTTTCATTCTGCACAGTTGGCTTCACAATTTCTGCCGTTCAAAAAACCGTTTGAAACACAAATATGCCTCTCCTgcaaaatgataaaaatgcaGACACGACACATGACGGATAATTTGTTTCCAGCTTTACTCTGTATAGCGACTTGCAAAAACACACGATGGTGTAATAGTCGTACACATGTGCTTGTTCTTTTATTTCAAGGTATTGGAAATCCACCATTAAAGGAGCTGATAGTGGTAAATTGTCAGGCAAGAAGATTGCAATAAAGGATAATGTAATGGTAGCCGGGGTACCTATGATGAATGGATGTCGTGCTTTGGAAGGCACTATACCAGATGTGGATGCAACCGTGGTTACGAGACTTCTAGATGCAGGTTAGTACAAGCTGCTACAAGCGCAAAgctataattttttattaataCCGAATTGGATGCACTGATTTTCAGAAGGGTGTAAAACTTAATTATGAGGCCCCATGTCACTGTGGAAAACGGGAAGTTATACGCATATTTTGAAAGATATCTGATACATATCAGAATTGATCACAAGTTAGCACCATTTTTTGCGTTTTAGGCGACTTTTACGATTTAACGCAATTTACTGCAATTATTAGAACTGTTCCGTTATACCACATTCTTTTCTGGTATTTATACCTCAATCGTATATAATTTTGCAGAATGCAGTACGATTTGCTGTTATTTTGATCTTCTAATTTTACATATTATACCACAAGCTTCATATCAAGGACTACCAAGTGTAGAACAAGAGATTTGAGAGTTAAAGCacaacattttgaatgaccctcattaTTTGATACATCAACCTGGAAACATTTTAACTGTTACCACCGGTATTCAAATTCATCTTTCTGTTTTATATCTtttcaaacttccatccattaactaataataaccaaaatatcaaaGATCGGATGTGTTTTACATTAATGACTTTACTTCCTCAGTTGCATTGCCATGTTGGTGTTATTTATTTCAGGTGGCACTATTCTTGGTAAATCAACATGTGAAAACTTGTGTTTCTCGGCGTGCAGTCACACTACAGGATATGGGCCAGTGTTAAACTTCCATGATCAAACACGATCGGCAGGAGGATCCAGTAGTGGAAGCGCAGTTCTGGTATGCATGGCATTCATACAAACAAACCATCAAAAGCGTCGAGTTAACAAGCATTTTGCAAACTGTTTTCAAATGAAAAACCTTGAAGCATATCTTACAGAGCTGTACAATAACTATGAGTCACTATGTGCCACAGAGGGGAAAATGCCcaactacagtctgtccacatagaagtacaaagtaaatagaccttggaaactggaggtataagaataattattttagtgcaatgcgtgtgtaaatgtttCTTTGGCGCGCCTAACTACTGCACGATTTGTACTTGTCGAGCACCACACTCTTTACGCGGCGCGTTTTTTTGACATGTAGTGCGTGTgatgcaaagcatcgacccccgatgccacaggtttggtttgtacttctatgtggacagactgtcgTTTAGGCTACATGCGAAAATGTAATTCCTTTCTCGATGTGCCACAAGTGTTTTCCTGCCCATTATTAGGCTgagtcataaacatgataaatatgagAACAAAAGGATAGGACTACTTAAATTTCCATCTGTATAGATCCAgggtaaagaagaaataaacaaacaagcatgCCAAAATCGTAATCATGAGGATCTTAATTAGTACACCGACCATTTGCCTACTTTAGCTACACATTGAGTATCAAAAAGAGAATATAACGCTCTTTCTATAACATTCTCCGATAAAAAGAAAGTGAATTTGTGATTTAAGACTAGTGAATGTGGATGCATGGATATGCATTCTTTTTACATTTCGGAATGCTAGAACAATTATTCAAGACATATGCATGCAatgtgtcatcatggtcatgatgAGTCAAAACATTCGTGACAATAccagttttttttttgtgtatCTTGCGGCTTATACACATTTCAAATTGTCTTTTTTAGGTCATGGCCGGTGAAGTGGATATGGCGATTGGTGGTGATCAAGGTGGTTCGGTTCGACTGCCATCCTGCTGGAATGGGTCTGTTGGGATTAAGGGAACATGGGGTCTTGTGCCTTATACAGGAGCAGCGGCTATTGAGCCAACGATTGACCACTTAGGACCCATCGCAAGGACGGTACATGACTGTGCTCTCATGCTGGAGGTAAATCACTAAGGGACGcatcattagattctcaggggggcatgggagttttggtcaggcagaattttttttcgctatgagttataaaatattggactcgactacgtctcgtccaatattttaaaactcatagctcgaccaataaatatgggctcaaccgatccaattttatatcaaagttgggtgggggtaatttttttttactcatcagtgaggcaaaaaaatttttcgtctcactagtgggcgaagttggtTAATTGGGGGcgaagtttttttcttcaaaaactcccatgccccccccaggAAATCTAATGGTGTGCCCCTAAGTAAACCTTGCCCTCTTCTTTCTATTTCGAATGGGCtattcattcaggtaaccccaatccgtgtggatttcatctggaatagccaaattcGTTTACAAAGTTTCCTCAGTCTAATTGTGTATGGTGCATGGTGTTACTATATTCAATAATTTGCTGTATTTCGTAATTATTTCCATCATAATCAGGTTTGTTTGACATTCCTTTACAGGTGATTGCTGGATATGACAATGGATTGGACCACCGTCAGCCTCCAAATATTGTAGTCCCTGAATACACTAAAGAGGTATGTCTATAACCAAAGTGGGTTAGAGATCGAAGTATTTtgtcgacataattcgcaaattCATATCTAGCCTTAAAAAATACTTGTCTATTTTCGTCCCAGATTGAAGTGGATAACTTGAATGGTATGCGAATTGGGATTCTTCAGGAGGGATTTGGTCACGACGTATCCGAGGAGGCTGTGGATAGGATTGTAAAAGAAGCAGCACAGAAGTTGACGAGTGTTGGAGCTAAGGTCGAAGATGTTTCGATTCCAATGCAAAAGCATTGTGAGTATACACTAGTACTATAACTACGTCTCACTTCAGGGAAATCATAGATTCATGTTTGGATTATTTAGTTTCTTTAACAGAGTAAACGCCAACAAGGTAATTTGAGTTTTAATACTTTTTATTGTGAACAATAATGTAGTTTTAATTTCTTAACAGCTGGTGACATTTGGGCGGGTTTTGGATTGGAAGGGGCCTATCACTGTATGCTCAGAGGATCACGTAAGTATAGCAGGCTTCctaataccattttcaccctggtgtggcagtgacgtcagtgcgcatttcattgagtGCATATTCTAATCGGTAGCTGGCGTACAACCGCGCGCCcttaaagatgccgcatagatgcgcgcgcgaaacagctgcctcaacgcgttTACGTCACTACCATATTAGGGTAAAAATGATTAGGAAtactaaaaaaatatttgttattaATAAACGAGGTAGTTATCATAGAACTTTATCATTTCCCTCGGATCGCAACATCCAAACAGCGAGCGAGTCAGACTGAGCAGAGGCGCTTAGTGCCGATATTGAGGCGCGCAGAGCCGAGTCGTGAAGAGCGTCGACATCGAGACCGAAGGCACATATAGTttagtacaagctgtatcaaaatgattggtacatcacttttcattgataatggatgagtctggcacatcaaaattcaacatacaaGTATTCAATCTCAATACGTATATGATACAAAGTTATCTgcgatataataattatataaaataatcattttattttattatttaagttCATGGACTCGGTTACAGAGGATATTATCCAACCAACAATATGAAGATATCAGGCGCAGCTTTGAAGCATGATACCAAGCATTTGTCAGATAAAGTCAAGGTAATACAGAATAGATCGAAGTATAAACTGTctcctatatataatatgttatTCATTGGTTCTTGGTCGTGTTAtgttatattttataaataaaaacaaataaatgtagatatttatatagcgctttatgccgtaaacagcctcataTTCCgtcgtcattagaatatgtcggaaccacgtttgcagcctacaagtggcgcagagtccatcagtacaacgactgtgactacccctaacagcttcccattgtacctgggtggggtgaggcaagcgaggcaaagcgccttgcccaagggcgcaacacggtggtgggacggggaatcgaacccacgcacgtcgagcaagctct
The Amphiura filiformis chromosome 3, Afil_fr2py, whole genome shotgun sequence DNA segment above includes these coding regions:
- the LOC140147862 gene encoding amidase-like isoform X3, with amino-acid sequence MTESGMELNPELFQDPTVPGPTTAELSALATRLNYSLSDDELKQCHSLVTDALKGFNRLDHLVEPTLPVKYPRTPGYRPTAEENPYRAWYWKSTIKGADSGKLSGKKIAIKDNVMVAGVPMMNGCRALEGTIPDVDATVVTRLLDAGGTILGKSTCENLCFSACSHTTGYGPVLNFHDQTRSAGGSSSGSAVLVMAGEVDMAIGGDQGGSVRLPSCWNGSVGIKGTWGLVPYTGAAAIEPTIDHLGPIARTVHDCALMLEVIAGYDNGLDHRQPPNIVVPEYTKEIEVDNLNGMRIGILQEGFGHDVSEEAVDRIVKEAAQKLTSVGAKVEDVSIPMQKHSGDIWAGFGLEGAYHCMLRGSLHGLGYRGYYPTNNMKISGAALKHDTKHLSDKVKSVMLTGAYLNETFHGQYYGRCQNLARLLRQAYDDVLKDYDVLIMPTIPFVAQKLPKEGEMTFEERSNYCVDMIQNTMAADITGHPALSINAGWVDKLPVGMTIVGKHWDETTVLKVARAHEKNYGK
- the LOC140147862 gene encoding amidase-like isoform X1 yields the protein MTESGMELNPELFQDPTVPGPTTAELSALATRLNYSLSDDELKQCHSLVTDALKGFNRLDHLVEPTLPVKYPRTPGYRPTAEENPYRAWYWKSTIKGADSGKLSGKKIAIKDNVMVAGVPMMNGCRALEGTIPDVDATVVTRLLDAGGTILGKSTCENLCFSACSHTTGYGPVLNFHDQTRSAGGSSSGSAVLVMAGEVDMAIGGDQGGSVRLPSCWNGSVGIKGTWGLVPYTGAAAIEPTIDHLGPIARTVHDCALMLEVIAGYDNGLDHRQPPNIVVPEYTKEIEVDNLNGMRIGILQEGFGHDVSEEAVDRIVKEAAQKLTSVGAKVEDVSIPMQKHSGDIWAGFGLEGAYHCMLRGSLHGLGYRGYYPTNNMKISGAALKHDTKHLSDKVKSVMLTGAYLNETFHGQYYGRCQNLARLLRQAYDDVLKDYDVLIMPTIPFVAQKLPKEGEMTFEERSNYCVDMIQNTGQNTMAADITGHPALSINAGWVDKLPVGMTIVGKHWDETTVLKVARAHEKIMGSN